In Trifolium pratense cultivar HEN17-A07 linkage group LG7, ARS_RC_1.1, whole genome shotgun sequence, a genomic segment contains:
- the LOC123898356 gene encoding zingipain-2-like: MKFLIALCIILWACAYNAMSRTLSEPSVVEAHQQWMMKYGRTYTNNSELEKRRKIFKENLEYIENFNNAGNKSYNLGLNLYSDLTSKEFIASHTGLKVPRHLSSSKKGSNTIHFNLSDDVPTKFDWRDEGAVTDVKNQQRCGCCWAFSAVAAIEGIVKIKTNSLTSLSEQQLVDCDEQNQGCNGGFMDDTFKYIIQNQGIASEAEYPYQGNDQTCQFNDQMTPAAQITSFVDVPANDEQQLLHAVAQQPISVGIAVGTEFQLYQKGVYSGTCGRDLNHAVTAVGYGVSEDGTKYWLIKNSWGKDWGEEGYIRMLRESGESEGQCGIAAHASYPTI; the protein is encoded by the exons ATGAAGTTTCTTATTGCTCTTTGCATCATCTTGTGGGCATGTGCATACAATGCCATGTCTCGAACATTGTCCGAACCATCCGTTGTTGAAGCACATCAACAATGGATGATGAAATATGGACGCACGTATACAAATAATTCCGAGTTGGAGAAACGTAGAAAGATATTCAAAGAGAATTTGGAATACATAGAGAATTTCAACAATGCTGGTAATAAGAGTTATAATCTAGGCCTAAATCTATATTCTGATTTAACTAGTAAAGAGTTTATTGCTTCGCACACTGGACTTAAAGTTCCAAGACATCTTTCTTCATCCAAGAAAGGGTCAAATACAATACACTTTAACCTGAGTGATGATGTTCCAACAAAGTTTGATTGGAGAGATGAAGGAGCTGTTACTGATGTTAAGAACCAACAACGTTGTG GATGCTGTTGGGCATTTTCAGCTGTGGCAGCTATAGAAGGTATtgtgaaaatcaaaacaaatagtTTGACATCATTATCGGAGCAACAATTGGTTGATTGTGATGAACAGAACCAAGGGTGCAATGGAGGTTTTATGGATGATACATTCAAGTATATAATACAAAACCAAGGCATTGCTAGTGAAGCTGAATATCCATACCAAGGAAATGATCAAACCTGCCAATTTAATGATCAAATGACACCCGCGGCTCAAATAACTAGTTTTGTAGATGTACCTGCTAATGATGAACAACAACTACTACACGCTGTGGCACAACAACCAATATCAGTTGGTATCGCTGTTGGTACTGAATTTCAATTATACCAGAAAGGGGTTTATTCAGGAACATGTGGAAGAGATTTAAACCATGCAGTTACCGCAGTTGGTTATGGTGTAAGTGAAGATGGAACTAAGTATTGGTTGATTAAGAATTCGTGGGGTAAAGATTGGGGCGAAGAAGGCTACATAAGGATGCTGAGGGAGAGTGGTGAATCCGAAGGTCAATGTGGCATTGCTGCGCATGCTTCTTATCCCACTATATAG
- the LOC123898349 gene encoding zingipain-2-like has translation MKFLIALCIMILWTCAYTAMSRTLSEPSIVEAHQQWKMKYGRTYTNSSEMDKRYQIFKENLKYIVNFNNAGNNSYKLGLNPYSDLTSEEFIATHTGLKVPRHLSSSKKGSNTIHFNLSDDVPTKFDWREQGVVTDVKNQGNCGCCWAFSTVAAVEGIVKIKNGNLISLSEQQLLDCDEQSYGCNGGYIETAFNSIIQSKGILRESDYPYKENDQTCKLNGQIAAAAQITSFAHVTSNDEQQLLQAVVQQPVSVSIAVGKEFQSYQKGVYSGTCGRSLNHAVTIVGYGVNEEGKKYWLVKNSWGESWGENGYIRVLREGGESKGQCGIAMHAAYPII, from the exons atgaagtTTCTTATTGCTCTTTGCATTATGATCTTGTGGACATGTGCATACACAGCCATGTCTCGAACATTGTCCGAACCATCCATTGTTGAAGCACATCAACAATGGAAGATGAAATATGGACGCACATACACAAATAGTTCTGAGATGGATAAACGCTATCAGATATTCAAGGAGAATTTGAAATACATAGTAAATTTTAACAATGCTGGTAACAACAGTTACAAGCTTGGCCTAAATCCTTACTCTGATTTAACTAGTGAAGAGTTTATTGCTACACACACTGGACTTAAAGTTCCAAGACATCTTTCTTCTTCCAAGAAAGGGTCAAATACAATACACTTTAACCTGAGTGATGATGTTCCAACAAAGTTTGATTGGAGAGAGCAAGGAGTTGTTACTGATGTTAAGAACCAAGGCAATTGTG GATGTTGTTGGGCTTTTTCAACCGTGGCAGCTGTAGAAGgtattgtaaaaataaaaaatggtaaTTTGATCTCATTATCGGAGCAACAACTACTTGACTGTGATGAGCAGAGTTACGGGTGTAATGGTGGTTATATTGAAACTGCCTTCAATTCTATAATACAATCCAAAGGTATTCTTAGAGAATCTGATTATCCATACAAAGAAAATGATCAAACTTGCAAATTAAATGGCCAGATAGCGGCCGCAGCTCAAATAACTAGTTTTGCACATGTAACTTCCAATGATGAACAACAACTACTACAAGCCGTGGTCCAACAACCAGTGTCAGTTAGCATCGCGGTTGGTAAAGAATTTCAATCATACCAAAAAGGGGTTTATTCAGGAACATGTGGAAGATCTTTGAACCATGCAGTTACTATAGTTGGGTATGGGGTAAATGAAGAAGGGAAGAAGTATTGGTTGGTTAAGAACTCTTGGGGTGAAAGTTGGGGTGAGAATGGATACATTAGGGTGCTGAGGGAGGGTGGTGAATCTAAAGGCCAATGTGGGATTGCTATGCATGCAGCTTACCCTATTATATAG
- the LOC123899602 gene encoding 50S ribosomal protein L34, chloroplastic: protein MASLSASPLISMKLSLRAPSLTSSKSTSLNLNSSITRSPLLHCSFTSSPSSISFQSSSFSGLSLGLDLKSNVGPKRQNGRGFVVVAAGRSALCLTKRSRSRKSLARTHGFRRRMRTTNGRAILKRRRAKGRKILCTKTHPSSGT, encoded by the exons ATGGCTTCGTTATCAGCATCTCCTTTGATATCCATGAAATTGAGTTTGAGAGCACCTTCTCTCACTTCTTCAAAATCAACTTCACTCAATCTCAATTCCTCCATTACTCGTTCTCCATTGCTTCATTGCTCATTCACTTCCTCTCCTTCCTCTATCTCTTTCCAATCTTCTTCCTTTTCAG GTTTGTCACTGGGATTGGATTTAAAATCTAATGTTGGGCCTAAAAGACAAAATGGTCGCGGTTTTGTTGTGGTAGCAGCAGGTAGGTCTGCTCTTTGTCTAACCAAGAGAAGCAGATCACGAAAATCATTGGCACGCACTCATGGCTTCCGCAGACGAATGAGAACAACAAATGGAAGAGCTATCTTAAAGCGACGACGCGCCAAGGGACGAAAAATCCTTTGCACTAAGACCCACCCAAGTAGTGGCACATAG